In Candidatus Methylomirabilota bacterium, a single genomic region encodes these proteins:
- a CDS encoding RES domain-containing protein, translating to VLVRIELPDKHSAETPALAQLPRDWPRVPATPGSMTFGTAWAKELRSLVLYVPSALVPEEKNAVVNPAHHEFAAVRMAIEREFRYDDRMYRPRRSSRESR from the coding sequence GGTGCTGGTCCGGATCGAGCTGCCGGACAAGCATTCCGCCGAGACGCCCGCCCTGGCCCAGCTGCCGCGCGACTGGCCGCGCGTGCCCGCCACGCCCGGCAGCATGACCTTCGGGACCGCCTGGGCGAAGGAGCTCCGCTCGCTCGTCCTCTATGTCCCCTCCGCCCTCGTGCCCGAGGAGAAGAACGCGGTCGTCAACCCGGCCCACCATGAGTTTGCCGCGGTCCGGATGGCCATCGAGCGCGAGTTCCGCTACGACGACCGCATGTACCGGCCGCGCAGATCTTCTCGCGAGAGCAGGTAA